In Ascochyta rabiei chromosome 2, complete sequence, one genomic interval encodes:
- a CDS encoding Catalase translates to MEISSNLPQKLTAAMAPSSTSANTNQNDPLQHPLQATAMAIQGAVQGEGRAPRMSHMASANEGPADIIAKVSGAVQGGKREDDGAYFTNNEGIPFPDPAHSKTIGGIPVASDVFLFQKQQHFNRSKQLERMVHPCGSGAFGYFECTKDVTSLTKADFLSSVGEKTPIFIRFSTVTPGREFPDEARNPRGFAIKFYTGEGNYDVVGLNFPIFFCRDPIQGPDVIRSQYRNPKNFLFDYDGIFDLLGCTPEGNHAGLMFFSDHGTPKGWRFNHGYGCHTFKWVNAEGKFVYIKYHFIAKHGQKQFTQEQATQMCGEDPDYSKRDLWETIENGEEVEWTAKIQVMEPEDADPDKLGFDPFDVTKVWPRSQFPMQEFGRLVLNKNPENFHRDVESAAFSPGSMVPGIEDSPDPLLQFRMFFYRDAQYHRIGVNLHQVPVNCPFMAKSYATLNFDGTMRIDANHAGNKQYAPNSFAHKFRPDVAEAPYQVSDNVMSRKSHYWHEGKKSDYAQATELWTRVMTEEQRKNTIKNTGNMLKFKKYLAQVHNIAPDYAQGIYDFLPKKEFAFSEVEELAVDAHLWYKEKKFQPSNGEKLVGYAPPMPIYN, encoded by the exons ATGGAAATCTCATCCAACCTGCCTCAGAAGCTCACAGCAGCCATGGCACCTTCAAGCACCAGCGCCAACACCAACCAAAATGATCCCTTGCAGCACCCTCTGCAGGCCACAGCTATGGCTATCCAAGGTGCCGTCCAGGGTGAAGGTCGTGCCCCTCGCATGAGCCACATGGCCAGCGCCAACGAAGGCCCTGCGGACATCATTGCTAAGGTTTCTGGAGCCGTTCAGGGCGGAAAGCGTGAGGATGATGGTGCTTACTTCACCAACAATGAGGGCATCCCCTTCCCTGATCC AGCACACAGCAAGACAATAGGCGGGATTCCCGTTGCCAGCGACGTCTTCCTCTTTCAAAAGCAGCAACACTTCAACCGTTCCAAGCAGCTGGAGCGCATGGTGCACCCATGTGGATCTGGGGCCTTTGGGTACTTTGAATGCACAAAGGACGTTACTTCTCTCACA AAAGCCGACTTCCTGTCCAGTGTCGGCGAGAAGACGCCGATCTTTATTCGGTTTTCCACTGTCACACCTGGACGCGAGTTTCCTGATGAGGCCCGTAACCCGCGTGGATTTGCCATCAAGTTCTATACCGGAGAGGGTAATTACGATG TGGTTGGCCTGAACTTC CCCATCTTCTTCTGCCGAGACCCCATTCAGGGCCCCGATGTCATCCGATCGCAGTACCGCAACCCCAAAAACTTTCTGTTCGACTATGACGGTATCTTCGACTTGCTTGGCTGCACTCCTGAGGGCAACCATGCTGGTCTAATGTTCTTCAGTGATCATGGTACCCCCAAGGGATGGCGCTTCAATCACGGTTACGGTTGCCACACCTTCAAGTGGGTCAATGCTGAGGGCAAGTTCGTCTACATCAAGTACCACTTCATTGCCAAGCACGGCCAGAAGCAGTTCACACAGGAGCAGGCTACACAGATGTGTGGTGAAGACCCTGACTATTCCAAGCGCGATCTGTGGGAGACTATCGAGAACGGCGAGGAGGTTGAGTGGACCGCCAAGATCCAGGTCATGGAACCAGAGGACGCTGATCCAGACAAGCTTGGCTTCGACCCCTTCGATGTCACCAAGGTCTGGCCTAGGTCGCAGTTCCCCATGCAGGAGTTTGGTCGTCTTGTGCTGAACAAAAACCCGGAGAACTTCCATCGCGACGTCGAGTCAGCCGCCTTCTCCCCCGGCAGCATGGTCCCCGGCATCGAGGACTCGCCCGATCCCCTTCTACAGTTCCGCATGTTTTTCTACCGCGATGCCCAGTACCACCGCATCGGCGTGAACCTGCACCAGGTGCCTGTCAACTGCCCTTTCATGGCCAAGTCCTATGCCACACTAAACTTTGACGGGACTATGCGTATTGACGCCAACCACGCCGGCAACAAGCAATACGCGCCCAACAGCTTTGCACATAAGTTTAGGCCAGACGTCGCTGAGGCACCATACCAGGTATCTGACAACGTCATGAGCCGCAAGAGCCACTACTGGCACGAGGGCAAGAAGAGCGACTACGCGCAAGCAACCGAGCTCTGGACCCGCGTCATGACCGAGGAGCAGCGCAAGAACACGATCAAGAACACAGGCAACATGCTAAAGTTT AAAAAGTACCTCGCTCAGGTACACAACATTGCCCCCGACTACGCGCAGGGCATCTACGACTTCCTCCCCAAGAAAGAATTCGCCTTCTCCGAGGTGGAAGAGCTCGCGGTCGACGCGCATCTGTGGTacaaggagaagaagttCCAGCCCAGCAACGGCGAGAAGCTGGTTGGGTATGCACCTCCGATGCCTATCTACAACTAG
- a CDS encoding Sterol esterase: MALRIPFLGRLHLREYFALVLSILLIALESVIAVITLALPTPIINACYRITRRLFNQLSSPSSRRSRDRKKDVWSAVANAGDFTELCEIYGYYCEEHIVQTGDGYLLGLHRLGWRRGEEGERVNAGPGKDGLKKKVVYLHHGLMMNSEVWVCLTERERCLPFELVERGYDVWLGNNRGNKYSKKNIHVAPTDAKFWNFSMDQFAFHDIPDSISYILETTHQPSLSYIGFSQGTAQAFATLSIHPTLNEKVDVFIALAPAMSPKGVASGTVDSFVKASPDILYLAFGRKAILASATMWQSILYPPIFVRLIDASLRFLFGWTAINISPDQKLASYPHLYSYTSTKSVVHWFQIIRNGVFQMYDDEAPSPINPNRSKYYKVAKFPTRNIKTPIVLVWGGSDSLVDINVMLKELPRHTIAKEIPHYEHLDFLWAQSVDKLVFPHVFEALDKHASSSTNLDLYKDKHLRSPVHFSRPLPESRALPEPENYNASDDSPIGTPPQSAKKISKITRRTILSDNEETEPSPRSRLAQITRIPHPRSSPRSSPHSHTAFPFTQSSPLQQRTPSQPNKPQSPSTSASKVVAVHTVGSPANSNENSQHSQLTGQTSTSRPEGWWSSDEVAGTEQEASHPITPSRPQGNRRRSFDSQASNGRVSRFGERGISLGSAKAVNGVVDGEGHGESGGSKASNRLSVGSVGSFASRKDGDRGSAEERKKKFKVKKRSGSGTPMPGSS; the protein is encoded by the coding sequence ATGGCCCTCCGAATCCCCTTCCTCGGACGCCTACACCTTCGCGAGTACTTCGCCCTGGTCCTGTCCATCCTGCTCATCGCCCTTGAATCCGTCATCGCCGTCATTACCCTCGCCCTGCCCACGCCCATCATCAACGCCTGCTACCGCATCACGCGCCGCCTCTTCAACCAGCTCTCCTCCCCCTCATCGCGCCGTTCGCGTGACAGGAAGAAGGATGTGTGGAGCGCTGTTGCCAATGCCGGTGACTTCACCGAGTTGTGCGAGATCTACGGCTACTACTGCGAAGAGCACATTGTGCAGACCGGCGACGGGTACCTGCTCGGCCTGCACCGCCTAGGCTGGAGGCGCGGCGAGGAAGGCGAGCGCGTGAATGCCGGACCGGGCAAGGATGGGCTTAAGAAGAAAGTTGTGTATCTGCACCACGGTCTGATGATGAACAGCGAGGTCTGGGTCTGTCTGACGGAGCGCGAGCGCTGTCTGCCTTTTGAGCTTGTTGAGCGAGGGTACGACGTCTGGCTTGGCAACAATCGTGGAAACAAGTACAGCAAGAAGAATATACATGTGGCGCCGACGGATGCCAAATTCTGGAACTTCAGCATGGATCAGTTTGCGTTCCACGACATTCCGGATTCGATAAGCTATATCCTGGAGACCACGCATCAGCCGAGTCTGAGCTACATTGGGTTTAGCCAGGGAACTGCACAGGCATTTGCTACGCTGAGCATTCACCCCACGCTGAACGAGAAGGTGGATGTCTTCATTGCGCTGGCGCCAGCTATGAGTCCCAAGGGTGTGGCTTCTGGAACCGTGGACTCGTTTGTCAAGGCGTCCCCTGATATCCTTTACCTAGCGTTTGGACGCAAGGCTATATTGGCCTCGGCGACCATGTGGCAGTCGATCTTGTACCCGCCAATCTTCGTTCGCCTTATCGATGCTTCACTCAGATTTCTGTTTGGCTGGACTGCGATCAACATCTCCCCGGACCAGAAGCTCGCCTCGTACCCGCATCTCTACTCGTACACATCCACCAAGAGCGTGGTGCATTGGTTCCAGATCATCCGTAACGGCGTCTTTCAGATGTACGACGATGAGGCGCCGAGCCCAATCAACCCAAATCGGTCGAAGTATTACAAGGTTGCTAAGTTCCCTACGCGCAACATCAAGACGCCTATCGTCCTTGTCTGGGGTGGCTCTGACAGTCTGGTCGACATCAACGTCATGCTGAAGGAGCTCCCACGACACACCATCGCAAAGGAGATCCCGCACTACGAGCATCTCGATTTTCTCTGGGCGCAATCAGTCGACAAACTCGTCTTCCCACATGTCTTCGAAGCCCTTGACAAACACGCAAGCTCATCCACGAACCTCGACCTTTACAAAGACAAGCATCTCCGCTCCCCGGTTCACTTCAGCAGGCCTCTTCCCGAATCCCGTGCTCTACCTGAGCCGGAGAACTACAATGCAAGCGACGACAGTCCAATTGGTACACCACCTCAATCAGCGAAAAAGATTTCGAAAATCACACGCCGCACAATCCTCAGCGACAACGAAGAGACAGAACCCTCGCCACGCTCCCGGCTAGCGCAGATAACACGCATCCCCCATCCACGGAGCTCACCACGCTCTTCCCCACATTCTCATACCGCCTTTCCATTCACCCAGAGCTCTCCATTACAGCAACGCACCCCCTCTCAGCCCAACAAGCCGCAGTCTCCATCCACTTCTGCATCTAAGGTCGTAGCGGTCCACACTGTAGGCTCGCCTGCGAATTCTAACGAAAACTCACAGCACTCCCAACTTACAGGCCAAACATCTACCTCCCGGCCAGAAGGCTGGTGGTCGAGTGATGAAGTCGCAGGGACGGAGCAAGAGGCCAGTCATCCTATAACACCCAGCAGACCGCAAGGAAACCGAAGAAGAAGTTTCGACAGCCAGGCCAGTAACGGACGAGTGAGCCGGTTTGGAGAACGGGGCATCAGCTTGGGCAGCGCAAAAGCAGTCAACGGCGTTGTTGACGGCGAGGGGCACGGTGAGAGCGGCGGGTCAAAAGCATCGAATAGGCTGAGTGTGGGGAGTGTGGGTAGTTTTGCTTCAAGAAAAGACGGTGACCGCGGGAGTGCGGaagagagaaagaagaagttCAAAGTAAAGAAAAGGAGCGGTAGTGGGACTCCCATGCCTGGCTCAAGTTGA